The following proteins come from a genomic window of Corallococcus sp. NCRR:
- a CDS encoding DUF72 domain-containing protein: MGDHFPTTGTHLERYARVLPAVEINSSFYRPHRPGTYARWRDSVPETFRFAVKVPKAITHELRLHDAGEPLERFLGEAGHLEGKLGCLLVQLPPSLQHEPETARAFFQSLRERTSVDVVCEPRHRTWFTDEARRVLDDARIRYVRADPPAVSAPQPPDTEVVYYRLHGSPKMYYSEYSQAFLDALAVEIAGHEQAGRRVWCIFDNTAEGAALPNALSLLHRDA, from the coding sequence GTGGGTGACCACTTCCCCACGACGGGGACCCACCTGGAGCGCTACGCGCGCGTCCTTCCCGCGGTGGAGATCAACTCCTCCTTCTACCGGCCGCACCGGCCCGGCACCTACGCCCGCTGGCGCGACAGCGTTCCAGAGACGTTCCGCTTCGCGGTGAAGGTCCCCAAGGCCATCACCCATGAGCTGCGCTTGCACGACGCAGGCGAGCCGCTCGAGCGTTTCCTGGGCGAGGCGGGCCACCTGGAAGGCAAACTGGGATGCCTGTTGGTGCAGCTGCCGCCCAGTCTTCAGCACGAGCCTGAGACGGCCCGCGCGTTCTTCCAGTCCCTGCGGGAGCGGACCTCGGTGGACGTCGTGTGCGAGCCCAGGCACCGGACCTGGTTCACGGACGAGGCCCGGCGGGTTCTGGACGATGCACGCATCCGTTACGTGAGGGCGGATCCGCCCGCGGTGAGCGCGCCCCAACCTCCCGACACGGAGGTCGTCTACTACCGGCTGCACGGCTCGCCGAAGATGTATTACTCCGAATATTCCCAGGCGTTCCTGGACGCGCTGGCCGTGGAGATTGCCGGCCACGAACAGGCCGGCCGCCGGGTGTGGTGCATCTTCGACAACACGGCGGAAGGCGCGGCCCTGCCGAACGCACTGTCATTGCTGCACCGCGATGCATGA
- a CDS encoding aspartyl/asparaginyl beta-hydroxylase domain-containing protein gives MVAQTSPQEITAQVRQRIIDLARQGGYLDAVLGAGPELDRLKHYLRMLMGQVPAPPVRPEQSPTIFPPFPGLDEHPWRDPPPPAAKALEGCLAAVTRDLERLEHADLLHYDSGIVGTGHWSVHPIYFGGERTDRLFWPQLAMEETAAAVRSLDGECTDFPLADVLFSSHAPGTTLTPHCSWDGFRMRLHLGLKVPEGCGIRVGAEARHWQPGRVLTFHDSFEHETWNRGTERRVVLIADCWHPGLTLPEREALLGLTRKFEVRAMLAQLRVPESMSEPLLVRFAEQERTDARVRHFWRG, from the coding sequence ATGGTCGCGCAGACATCGCCCCAGGAAATCACCGCGCAGGTGCGCCAGCGCATCATCGACCTGGCCCGGCAGGGCGGCTACCTCGACGCGGTCCTGGGCGCGGGGCCGGAGCTGGACCGGCTGAAGCACTACCTGCGCATGCTCATGGGCCAGGTGCCCGCGCCTCCCGTCAGGCCCGAGCAGTCCCCCACCATCTTCCCGCCGTTCCCCGGCCTGGATGAGCACCCGTGGCGCGACCCGCCGCCCCCGGCCGCGAAGGCGCTGGAGGGGTGTCTGGCCGCGGTGACGCGCGACCTGGAGCGGCTGGAGCACGCGGACCTGCTGCACTACGACTCCGGCATCGTCGGCACGGGCCACTGGTCCGTGCACCCCATCTACTTCGGCGGCGAGCGCACCGACCGCCTCTTCTGGCCCCAGCTCGCCATGGAGGAGACGGCCGCCGCGGTGCGGTCGCTGGACGGCGAGTGCACCGACTTCCCACTGGCGGACGTGCTGTTCTCCTCGCACGCGCCCGGCACCACGCTGACGCCGCATTGCTCGTGGGATGGCTTCCGGATGCGGCTGCATCTGGGGCTCAAGGTGCCAGAGGGCTGCGGCATCCGCGTGGGCGCGGAAGCGCGGCACTGGCAGCCGGGCCGCGTGCTCACGTTCCACGACTCCTTCGAGCACGAGACCTGGAACCGGGGCACCGAGCGCCGCGTGGTGCTCATCGCCGACTGCTGGCATCCCGGCCTCACCCTGCCCGAGCGCGAGGCCCTGCTCGGCCTCACGCGCAAGTTCGAGGTCCGCGCGATGCTCGCCCAGCTGCGCGTGCCGGAAAGCATGTCCGAGCCCCTCCTCGTCCGCTTCGCGGAGCAGGAACGCACGGATGCCCGGGTGCGGCACTTCTGGCGCGGGTGA
- the rnhA gene encoding ribonuclease HI: MSLPLVHIYCDGACSPNPGLGGWGAILIAPERKDYRKELQGAEADSTNNRMELTGALVALKALKMPCRVQVFTDSKYVCNAFAEKWLDTWQGNGWRTSGKKPVSNADLWRELLEAVRVHQVTWHWVRGHADDVENNRADALAVAARLELAARLGR; the protein is encoded by the coding sequence ATGTCGCTCCCCCTGGTCCACATCTACTGTGACGGCGCCTGTTCACCGAACCCCGGCCTGGGAGGCTGGGGGGCCATCCTCATCGCCCCCGAGCGCAAGGATTACCGCAAGGAGCTCCAGGGCGCGGAGGCGGACTCCACCAACAACCGGATGGAGTTGACCGGGGCGCTCGTCGCGCTGAAGGCCTTGAAGATGCCGTGCCGCGTCCAGGTGTTCACCGACTCGAAGTACGTGTGCAACGCCTTCGCGGAGAAGTGGCTGGACACGTGGCAGGGCAATGGCTGGCGCACGTCAGGCAAGAAGCCCGTGTCCAACGCGGACCTGTGGCGCGAGCTGCTGGAGGCGGTCCGCGTCCATCAGGTGACCTGGCACTGGGTGCGGGGCCACGCGGATGACGTGGAGAACAACCGCGCGGATGCACTGGCCGTGGCGGCCCGGCTCGAACTGGCGGCCCGGCTCGGACGGTAG
- a CDS encoding redoxin family protein: protein MTPRPAPAWRTTDWLNTPEPLTLEKLRGKVILLHAFQMLCPGCVARGIPQAQRVAELFAGAPLVVVGLHTVFEHHEAMKLESLRAFLHEYRVKFPVGVDAPGERGDPIPRTMSAYAMRGTPTTVLIDAQGRLRRQVFGMHDDLLLGAELQTLLLEAQAGPVSGVQRPAVQGAAAACDDTGCAVPTPD from the coding sequence ATGACACCGCGTCCTGCCCCAGCCTGGCGGACCACCGACTGGCTCAACACGCCAGAGCCGCTCACGCTCGAGAAGCTCCGCGGCAAGGTCATCCTCCTCCACGCCTTCCAGATGCTCTGCCCGGGCTGCGTCGCCCGGGGCATTCCGCAGGCACAGCGCGTCGCGGAGCTCTTCGCGGGCGCGCCGCTCGTCGTGGTCGGACTGCACACGGTCTTCGAGCACCACGAGGCCATGAAGCTCGAGTCCCTCCGGGCGTTCCTCCACGAGTACCGGGTGAAGTTCCCAGTGGGCGTGGACGCACCGGGTGAACGCGGCGACCCCATCCCACGGACCATGAGCGCGTACGCCATGCGGGGAACGCCGACGACGGTCCTCATCGACGCGCAGGGGCGTCTTCGCCGGCAGGTCTTCGGCATGCACGACGACCTGCTGCTGGGCGCCGAGCTCCAGACGCTGCTGCTCGAAGCCCAGGCAGGTCCCGTGTCCGGCGTGCAGCGGCCCGCGGTCCAGGGGGCCGCCGCGGCTTGTGACGACACGGGCTGCGCCGTGCCCACGCCGGACTGA
- a CDS encoding protoglobin domain-containing protein, with amino-acid sequence MDNIPGYTHGTASVSRSPVSLNDFEQMKASVLFGEEDVKALRMSHDIVKGRVEAILDVWYGFVGSQPHLLASFSGKTDGKPLGDYLTSVRKRFGQWILDTSSARYDQAWLDYQHEIGLRHHRARKNKTDGAPSMDLVPFRNLFALIFPVTFTLRPFLAEQGHSAEDVEKMYAAWVKSCLLQVTLWAHPYVKDGDF; translated from the coding sequence ATGGACAACATCCCCGGCTACACCCATGGCACCGCGTCCGTTTCGCGCTCGCCGGTCTCCCTCAACGACTTCGAACAGATGAAGGCCAGCGTCCTGTTCGGCGAAGAGGACGTGAAGGCCCTCCGCATGTCTCACGACATCGTGAAGGGACGGGTCGAGGCCATCCTCGACGTCTGGTATGGGTTTGTCGGGAGTCAGCCGCACCTGCTCGCGTCGTTCAGCGGGAAGACGGACGGCAAGCCCCTGGGGGACTACCTCACCTCCGTCCGCAAGCGCTTCGGCCAGTGGATCCTCGATACGTCGAGCGCCCGGTACGACCAGGCCTGGCTCGACTACCAGCATGAGATTGGTTTGCGTCACCACCGGGCCCGGAAGAACAAGACCGACGGCGCCCCGTCCATGGACCTGGTGCCCTTCCGGAACCTGTTCGCGCTCATCTTCCCGGTGACCTTCACCCTGCGCCCCTTCCTGGCCGAGCAGGGCCACTCCGCGGAGGACGTCGAGAAGATGTATGCGGCGTGGGTGAAGTCCTGCCTGTTGCAGGTGACGCTCTGGGCCCACCCCTACGTCAAGGACGGGGACTTCTGA
- a CDS encoding MarR family winged helix-turn-helix transcriptional regulator has protein sequence MTGKRPGYFDENSDPISARIATGLHKIGLAMKQQSWQQANGAGLSATQGQILATLVSSGPLTGKELSERLGVTLPTISDSVRVLVEKALVTRSADPRHPRASLLTPTATGASLGARARSWPEFMADAVADLSPDEQRAFFAGIVKMIRMLQEQGLVPVTGMCVTCTHFRPNVRPGAAPHHCAFVDAPLSSEQLRIDCPEHELAAESARREVWEQFMRRG, from the coding sequence ATGACTGGGAAGCGACCGGGATACTTCGACGAGAACAGCGACCCCATCTCCGCGCGCATCGCGACAGGGCTCCACAAGATCGGGCTCGCGATGAAGCAGCAGTCCTGGCAGCAGGCCAATGGCGCGGGCCTGTCCGCGACGCAGGGGCAGATCCTCGCCACGCTGGTCTCGAGCGGCCCGCTCACCGGCAAGGAGTTGAGTGAGCGCCTCGGCGTGACGCTTCCCACCATCAGCGATTCGGTCCGCGTCCTCGTCGAGAAGGCGCTCGTCACCCGATCCGCGGACCCGAGGCATCCGCGCGCCAGCCTCCTGACCCCCACGGCCACGGGCGCGTCACTCGGAGCCCGCGCGCGCTCGTGGCCGGAGTTCATGGCGGACGCGGTCGCGGACCTCTCCCCGGATGAGCAGCGCGCGTTCTTCGCCGGCATCGTCAAGATGATCCGGATGCTTCAGGAGCAGGGGCTCGTCCCGGTCACCGGCATGTGCGTGACCTGCACTCACTTCCGCCCGAACGTGCGCCCGGGCGCGGCTCCGCATCACTGCGCCTTCGTGGACGCGCCCCTGTCGAGCGAGCAACTGCGCATCGACTGCCCGGAACACGAGCTCGCGGCGGAGTCCGCGCGGCGCGAGGTCTGGGAGCAGTTCATGCGTCGCGGCTGA
- a CDS encoding DUF2079 domain-containing protein, protein MLGALFVYTVVCVWSAFRGGVFAFHDLGLLNDLFSNAVHRGRPFWVTDMDLNHLTVHFTPTLLLLTPLFLLSDSQFLFIVLGLVALYAAVALQVWFFERMVEERELLPAAWRPWVSVAFTLYLALNPFVKTVALSAHFEVLFQLGSTAVLVMLLRGARMRWVVPAALLALGVRPDGGLFLAFQSAALLLLPAVARPPREVLTRRALGVSALALGYLALCVAVVLPALGTPSGTRFWSHYGNTWGQVAFTALGDPGRVVHDVATSGLVVFQRSFGWIQLLSPAATLVSTIPGTFFFMADAPDKRLLWFYNSAFLLPGLGVCAAAGFGRLAEVWKGLLARGKIPGRAAMVPALLLAVLAMLQVARFDRTIGSPPLRPMPPVDGDFRQAFERQVQTCASWRAVATDFRSIVFVPNGYDRFLLHHYERAQVVLVPPRVDTLLLGADSREALLDRLQGDARFEEVADPGPVRVFVRKDARGCGS, encoded by the coding sequence GTGCTCGGAGCCTTGTTCGTCTACACCGTGGTCTGCGTCTGGAGCGCCTTCCGGGGAGGGGTGTTCGCGTTCCATGACCTCGGGCTCCTGAACGACCTGTTCTCGAACGCGGTGCACCGGGGCCGGCCCTTCTGGGTGACGGACATGGACCTCAACCACCTCACGGTCCACTTCACCCCGACGCTGCTGCTGCTCACGCCGCTGTTCCTACTGAGTGATTCGCAGTTCCTCTTCATCGTGTTGGGGTTGGTTGCGCTGTACGCAGCGGTCGCGCTCCAGGTCTGGTTCTTCGAACGCATGGTCGAGGAGCGGGAGCTGCTCCCCGCCGCCTGGAGGCCGTGGGTCTCCGTCGCCTTCACGCTGTACCTGGCGCTCAATCCGTTCGTGAAGACGGTCGCGCTCTCCGCGCACTTCGAGGTGTTATTCCAACTGGGCTCCACGGCGGTGCTCGTGATGCTCCTGCGGGGGGCGCGGATGCGGTGGGTCGTGCCCGCGGCGCTGCTCGCTTTGGGCGTGCGGCCGGATGGAGGCTTGTTCCTCGCCTTCCAGTCGGCGGCGTTGCTGCTGCTGCCGGCGGTGGCGCGTCCGCCGCGTGAGGTGCTCACGCGCAGGGCGCTCGGGGTGTCCGCGCTGGCGCTGGGCTATCTCGCGCTCTGTGTCGCGGTGGTGCTGCCGGCGCTCGGGACGCCTTCGGGCACGCGGTTCTGGTCGCACTATGGCAACACGTGGGGGCAGGTCGCCTTCACCGCGCTGGGAGACCCTGGACGGGTGGTGCACGACGTGGCCACCAGCGGGCTGGTGGTCTTCCAGCGCAGCTTCGGGTGGATCCAACTGCTCTCTCCCGCGGCGACGCTGGTGAGCACGATTCCGGGCACCTTCTTCTTCATGGCGGATGCGCCGGACAAGCGCCTCCTCTGGTTCTACAACTCCGCCTTCCTGCTGCCCGGGCTGGGCGTGTGCGCGGCGGCCGGCTTCGGGAGGCTCGCGGAGGTGTGGAAGGGCCTGCTCGCGCGCGGGAAGATTCCCGGTCGAGCCGCGATGGTTCCGGCGCTGCTGCTCGCCGTGCTCGCGATGCTCCAGGTTGCGCGCTTCGACCGGACCATCGGGTCACCGCCGCTGCGCCCCATGCCCCCGGTGGATGGCGACTTCCGCCAGGCCTTCGAGCGTCAGGTCCAGACGTGTGCCTCCTGGCGCGCGGTGGCCACGGACTTCCGCTCCATCGTCTTCGTGCCCAACGGCTACGACCGTTTCCTCCTGCACCACTACGAGCGGGCGCAGGTCGTGCTTGTTCCCCCGCGCGTGGACACGCTCCTCCTGGGCGCGGACTCACGTGAGGCGTTGCTCGACAGGCTCCAGGGGGATGCCCGGTTCGAGGAAGTGGCGGACCCGGGCCCGGTCCGCGTCTTCGTGCGGAAGGATGCGCGCGGCTGCGGTTCGTGA
- a CDS encoding SH3 domain-containing protein translates to MERLRSIPMMGNNIIGRLAFNAHVQVVSRIPGGWLHVSTRDGRKGYVATEHIWSSPEHPLPGRRILYKYGESPSVVDARTWVD, encoded by the coding sequence ATGGAACGCCTGCGCTCCATCCCGATGATGGGGAACAACATCATCGGAAGACTGGCCTTCAACGCACACGTCCAGGTGGTGAGCCGCATCCCTGGCGGATGGCTGCATGTGTCTACCCGCGACGGCCGCAAGGGCTATGTCGCCACCGAGCACATCTGGTCCTCCCCCGAGCACCCACTCCCTGGGAGGCGTATCCTCTACAAATACGGTGAAAGCCCCAGCGTGGTTGACGCCAGGACCTGGGTAGACTGA
- a CDS encoding NIF family HAD-type phosphatase → MTAPTDSILLILDLDETLVHASEKPLAREADFQALNYFVHVRPHLEPFLRECATRFRLAIWSAGADKYVAELVKRIIPPELELDFVWGRSRCTYGLDRASVQRDGFLDPEVHYGWVKKLRKLKRRGYRLERVLIVDDTPAKCIHNHGNAIYVREYEGEAHDTELLDLGRYLKTLADVDNVRCIEKRGWRKQLCQDGGSAASLLPAKGV, encoded by the coding sequence GTGACGGCGCCCACGGACAGCATCCTGTTGATCCTGGACCTGGATGAGACCCTGGTCCACGCAAGCGAGAAGCCCCTGGCCCGGGAGGCGGACTTCCAGGCCTTGAACTACTTCGTCCACGTGCGTCCGCACCTGGAGCCCTTCCTGCGGGAGTGCGCCACCCGATTCCGGCTGGCCATCTGGTCGGCGGGGGCCGACAAGTACGTGGCGGAGCTCGTGAAGCGGATCATCCCGCCGGAACTCGAGTTGGACTTCGTCTGGGGGCGGAGCCGGTGCACGTATGGGCTCGACCGGGCCAGCGTCCAGCGGGACGGGTTCCTCGATCCGGAGGTGCATTACGGCTGGGTCAAGAAGCTGCGCAAGTTGAAGCGGCGGGGCTACCGGCTGGAGCGCGTCCTGATTGTCGATGACACGCCCGCCAAGTGCATCCACAACCACGGCAACGCCATCTACGTCCGCGAATACGAGGGCGAGGCGCACGACACGGAGTTGCTCGACCTGGGCCGGTATCTGAAGACGCTCGCGGACGTGGACAACGTCCGGTGCATCGAAAAACGGGGCTGGCGGAAGCAACTCTGTCAGGACGGAGGGTCCGCTGCGTCCCTGCTCCCCGCGAAAGGAGTGTGA